A section of the Candidatus Aenigmatarchaeota archaeon genome encodes:
- a CDS encoding AAA family ATPase, which produces MPTRITKLTLSGFKSFRKKVSIPFLPGFNVVCGPNGSGKSNILDAVSFVLGKTSTKSMRADRLYELIYHGNKKTNTPPAEYASVTLWLDNSDKIFPFDETEISIQRKVNMRGVSIYKLNGKTVTREKILEVLSEARIHPDGFNMIMQGDVTQVLEMSPEERREIIDQVAGISIYDEKKEKAMRNLEAVDEKMREVEIILTERLERLQSLEQDRNTALKYQDLIERLKILNASLAYQNYQIEKKRYESIDQEIKENDSI; this is translated from the coding sequence ATGCCAACTAGAATAACAAAACTGACACTGAGCGGCTTCAAATCATTCAGGAAAAAAGTCTCAATTCCATTCCTACCTGGGTTTAATGTAGTCTGCGGTCCAAATGGTTCAGGGAAGTCAAACATCCTTGACGCAGTATCATTCGTCTTGGGAAAAACATCAACCAAATCCATGCGTGCTGACAGACTGTATGAGCTGATATACCATGGAAACAAGAAAACCAATACACCTCCTGCTGAATATGCTTCTGTGACTCTATGGTTAGACAACTCTGATAAAATCTTCCCTTTTGATGAAACAGAAATATCGATACAAAGAAAGGTTAACATGAGGGGTGTAAGTATTTACAAACTAAATGGCAAGACTGTGACCCGTGAAAAAATCTTGGAAGTTTTATCAGAAGCAAGAATTCATCCAGATGGCTTTAATATGATAATGCAGGGAGATGTGACCCAAGTTCTTGAAATGTCTCCTGAAGAAAGGAGGGAAATAATAGATCAAGTTGCTGGGATATCGATCTATGATGAGAAGAAGGAAAAGGCAATGAGGAATTTGGAAGCTGTTGACGAAAAAATGAGGGAAGTTGAGATAATACTTACAGAGAGATTGGAGAGGCTTCAGTCCTTAGAACAGGATAGAAACACAGCCTTAAAATATCAGGACCTAATTGAAAGATTAAAAATATTAAATGCATCTTTGGCCTATCAAAACTATCAAATAGAGAAAAAGAGGTATGAATCCATAGATCAGGAAATAAAGGAAAATGATTCCATAAT